The proteins below come from a single Pedosphaera parvula Ellin514 genomic window:
- a CDS encoding immunity 42 family protein, whose protein sequence is MLIGDKSTFAIESVITQAYERLSFRALGCFVIHIGGRRYGVYKPDASMLACSLDEVEHRIAQRGGHTAPFSTELDAGKIADAYGDATYAPDQENELFFGIPHPGFSDFFDFRNQNLRWHGGDETFDDGSVIFHFDIEDRIRLIGFNSSGEGYHHDPATLSDVWLEAEEFYDILQNWRNSFLAEWNASSKISASEDGAVSPMT, encoded by the coding sequence ATGCTAATTGGTGATAAATCCACCTTCGCCATTGAGTCCGTCATCACGCAAGCCTATGAGCGACTGAGTTTCCGTGCACTTGGCTGCTTCGTGATTCATATCGGAGGCCGCCGTTACGGAGTTTACAAACCCGATGCCTCAATGCTCGCCTGCTCTCTTGATGAAGTTGAGCATCGCATTGCCCAGCGTGGTGGCCATACCGCACCCTTCTCAACCGAGCTAGATGCCGGCAAGATCGCTGACGCGTACGGAGACGCTACTTATGCCCCCGACCAGGAGAATGAACTATTTTTTGGCATACCCCACCCGGGGTTCTCTGATTTTTTCGATTTTCGTAACCAAAATCTGCGTTGGCACGGGGGGGACGAGACCTTTGACGATGGCAGCGTCATATTCCACTTCGATATCGAGGATCGCATACGCCTTATCGGTTTCAACAGCTCTGGAGAAGGTTACCACCACGATCCAGCCACTCTCAGTGATGTGTGGCTTGAGGCCGAGGAGTTTTACGACATTCTCCAAAATTGGCGGAACTCCTTCTTAGCAGAGTGGAATGCCTCATCAAAAATATCTGCATCG
- the dnaK gene encoding molecular chaperone DnaK translates to MSKIVGIDLGTTNSLVATVDTGIPLVIADAEGQRLTPSVVHFPGADTEPIVGHKANRVRVLKPTETVYSVKRFMGRRGSDIAREEMLVTYPVRGEGAGPVTIDIHGRAFTPEEISAEVLKKLKRDAEASFGEPVTRAVITVPAYFNDAQRNATKKAGELAGFTVERIINEPTAAALAYGLDKLKERAKVAVYDLGGGTFDLSILELNNGVFQVLATNGNTRLGGDDLDKRLIDFLVEKIKAAGGPDASNDLPMLSRIREVAEQTKIKLSTETKVEIALPFLTPGFSFSYWLTRSELEHLTKDIILKTRMHCLRAVADAKVEAKDLDQVILVGGQTRMPLVRQMVTEIFECAEFEETRGSVRLGTEYHRAAGPMLNTSQNPDEAVALGAAIQAEILSGGFRNVLLLDVTPLSLGIETFGGLMNVIIHRNSTIPVKAGEMFTTAVDNQKNMLIHVLQGERERAKDNWSLGKFTIDFESAPKGVPRIGVQFEIDADGILHVLARDTKTGKQTVVEIKSAVDVEDTEVQRMVEESVDHAFEDLAARRWIEASLKARQTIEATRKGLNECATELDAEYKAQLEEALKKVETALESENATTGSGDTKALQQANAELDEVTKPLAELMMDKAVEALLVKRGLIQ, encoded by the coding sequence ATGAGCAAGATTGTTGGCATTGATTTGGGAACGACGAATTCACTGGTGGCCACGGTGGATACGGGGATTCCTTTGGTGATTGCGGATGCGGAGGGGCAACGGTTGACGCCATCGGTGGTGCATTTTCCGGGAGCGGATACAGAACCAATCGTGGGGCATAAGGCAAATCGGGTGCGAGTGTTGAAGCCGACGGAGACGGTGTATTCGGTGAAGCGGTTTATGGGGCGTCGCGGCAGTGACATTGCGCGCGAGGAGATGCTGGTGACGTATCCGGTGCGGGGGGAAGGCGCGGGTCCGGTGACGATTGATATTCATGGGCGGGCGTTCACGCCGGAGGAGATTTCGGCGGAGGTGTTGAAGAAGTTGAAGCGGGACGCGGAGGCGTCGTTTGGTGAACCGGTGACGCGCGCGGTGATCACGGTGCCGGCGTATTTCAACGATGCGCAGCGCAATGCGACGAAGAAAGCGGGCGAGCTGGCGGGGTTCACGGTGGAGCGGATCATCAATGAACCGACGGCGGCGGCGCTGGCGTATGGGTTGGACAAGCTGAAGGAGCGCGCGAAGGTGGCGGTGTATGACCTGGGTGGCGGGACGTTTGATCTTTCGATTTTGGAATTGAACAACGGAGTGTTCCAAGTGTTGGCGACGAATGGGAATACCCGTTTGGGCGGGGATGATCTGGACAAGCGGCTGATTGATTTTCTCGTCGAGAAAATCAAGGCGGCGGGTGGTCCCGATGCGAGCAACGACTTGCCGATGCTGTCGCGGATTCGCGAGGTGGCGGAGCAGACGAAGATTAAGTTGTCGACGGAGACTAAGGTGGAGATCGCCCTGCCCTTTTTGACGCCGGGATTTAGCTTTAGTTATTGGCTGACGCGGAGCGAGTTGGAACATTTGACGAAGGATATTATTTTAAAGACGCGGATGCATTGTTTGCGGGCGGTGGCGGATGCGAAAGTTGAAGCGAAGGATTTGGACCAGGTGATTTTGGTGGGCGGCCAGACGCGGATGCCGTTGGTGCGGCAGATGGTGACGGAGATTTTTGAATGCGCGGAATTTGAGGAAACGCGCGGGAGTGTTCGCTTGGGCACGGAGTATCATCGTGCGGCGGGGCCGATGTTGAATACGTCACAGAATCCAGATGAAGCGGTGGCGTTGGGCGCGGCGATTCAGGCGGAGATTTTGTCGGGCGGATTCAGGAACGTGTTGTTGCTGGATGTGACGCCGTTGTCGTTGGGGATCGAGACGTTTGGCGGGTTGATGAATGTGATCATTCATCGGAATTCGACAATTCCGGTTAAGGCTGGAGAGATGTTCACGACGGCGGTGGATAATCAGAAGAACATGTTAATCCACGTGCTGCAGGGTGAGCGCGAGCGGGCGAAGGATAATTGGAGTTTGGGGAAGTTTACTATCGATTTTGAATCGGCGCCGAAGGGTGTGCCGCGGATCGGGGTGCAGTTTGAGATTGATGCGGATGGGATTTTGCATGTGCTCGCGCGCGATACCAAGACCGGCAAACAAACGGTGGTGGAGATCAAGTCGGCGGTGGATGTGGAGGATACTGAAGTACAACGGATGGTGGAAGAGTCGGTGGACCACGCGTTTGAGGACCTGGCTGCACGGCGATGGATTGAGGCATCGTTGAAGGCAAGGCAGACGATCGAAGCCACTCGCAAGGGATTAAATGAATGCGCGACTGAGTTGGATGCGGAGTATAAGGCGCAGTTGGAGGAGGCTTTGAAGAAAGTTGAGACAGCATTGGAAAGTGAGAATGCCACAACAGGCAGTGGTGACACGAAGGCCTTACAACAAGCCAATGCGGAGTTGGATGAAGTGACAAAGCCGCTGGCGGAATTGATGATGGATAAGGCAGTCGAGGCATTGCTGGTGAAACGCGGTTTAATTCAGTAG
- a CDS encoding ankyrin repeat domain-containing protein, producing the protein MRSTSTELHEAVVKRNAATVLALLQADRELINSRDEKHRTALQLAARGGTLDIVELLLQYGADVNTKDEKDHTPLQMASYYGFTDVVRLLLSKGANVNAVNRWQISPLHLAANFGHCEVVNLLLKSGANVHAQESKGQTPIYQAANYGHKTVVKLLLASGADVNARDKIGATPLFAAAAYGQKIVAEILVANRADVSASDKGGWTALHHAAISGHRPIAELLLANKAKVDSFDKHGVTPLHIAARVGHLHIVDLLLQNRADINRKNYPGRTPLHMASICGQSAIVELLLTRGADPNLKDYSGKSPLDYAQINEQNEIVNLLIRHGAKL; encoded by the coding sequence TTGAGAAGCACATCGACAGAATTACACGAAGCCGTGGTAAAGCGGAATGCAGCGACGGTGCTGGCATTGCTCCAGGCCGATCGCGAACTAATCAACTCGCGTGACGAGAAGCATCGCACGGCGCTGCAACTTGCCGCGCGGGGCGGGACTCTCGATATTGTGGAGTTGCTTCTGCAATATGGCGCAGATGTTAATACGAAAGATGAGAAGGATCACACGCCATTACAGATGGCATCGTATTATGGATTTACCGACGTGGTAAGGCTGCTCCTGAGCAAAGGGGCAAATGTCAACGCGGTGAACCGTTGGCAAATCAGTCCGTTGCATCTCGCGGCAAACTTTGGGCATTGTGAGGTTGTCAACCTTCTGCTGAAGAGTGGAGCGAACGTCCACGCGCAGGAGAGCAAAGGTCAAACGCCGATTTATCAGGCGGCAAACTATGGTCATAAAACCGTAGTGAAGCTGCTGCTGGCGAGTGGAGCAGATGTCAACGCCCGGGATAAGATTGGCGCCACCCCGCTTTTTGCCGCTGCAGCTTATGGCCAGAAAATAGTTGCGGAAATTCTGGTCGCGAATCGCGCCGACGTCAGCGCCTCGGATAAGGGAGGCTGGACGGCGTTACATCACGCAGCGATTTCCGGCCACCGACCCATCGCGGAATTGCTGTTGGCAAACAAGGCAAAAGTGGATTCTTTCGATAAGCACGGAGTAACGCCGCTGCACATCGCCGCCCGGGTGGGTCACCTTCACATTGTCGATCTTTTATTGCAAAATCGCGCGGATATTAATCGAAAGAATTATCCAGGTCGCACGCCCCTGCATATGGCTTCCATCTGCGGGCAATCAGCAATCGTGGAATTGCTTCTGACTCGCGGAGCAGATCCAAATCTTAAGGATTATAGTGGCAAAAGCCCGCTGGACTATGCGCAAATTAATGAGCAGAACGAGATTGTCAATCTGCTAATCCGGCACGGGGCAAAACTGTAG
- a CDS encoding type IV pilin protein: MKIKENRASGFTLVEIMIVVAIIGLLATIAIPNFVRARLKAQQTSCISNLKQIDGAKQQWALENKAAGNAVPVLANVQAYLGRGTASTAPVCPSDSGNSFATSYELNDLQTPPACKILPGSPGDGTGHNIQ; the protein is encoded by the coding sequence ATGAAAATAAAAGAAAACCGCGCCTCCGGTTTTACGCTGGTGGAGATCATGATTGTGGTGGCCATTATCGGGCTGCTGGCCACCATTGCCATTCCCAACTTTGTGCGCGCCCGCCTGAAGGCGCAACAAACCAGCTGCATCAGCAATCTCAAGCAGATTGATGGCGCCAAGCAACAGTGGGCCTTGGAGAACAAGGCGGCCGGCAACGCCGTTCCGGTCCTGGCCAATGTGCAGGCCTACCTGGGGCGCGGCACCGCCAGCACGGCCCCGGTTTGCCCTTCGGACTCGGGCAACAGCTTTGCCACCAGCTACGAGCTCAACGACCTGCAGACCCCGCCGGCCTGCAAGATCCTGCCCGGCAGCCCGGGCGACGGCACCGGTCACAATATCCAATAG